The following coding sequences are from one Pocillopora verrucosa isolate sample1 chromosome 5, ASM3666991v2, whole genome shotgun sequence window:
- the LOC131785620 gene encoding leucine-rich repeat-containing protein 9 isoform X2, producing the protein MRGSREEKADSASSGEDEESLRELCTVNGIKFEKLQKGAGKNVASLEMFFSGFPKIIGMENFPDLQNLTLMGQQITTLENLECLPNLTELCVSESKITAISGLDGCKKLKKLFLYDNKITKIENISHLEQLNVLWLNNNNIIAIEGLEKLLYLLDLNLAGNKITEIGNSLNGNLNLKTLNLSANCIASLKDLTNLSQLPCLESLSLKDPVYGPNPVALLCNYSTHLLFHLPNLKRVDSYNVDDKTLKELAETTVVKKKMYYNMRVKTMQRNKADLLFRLETERANLQAEPRNRMLKLFSAVKDIEREVEEQREGLSSSFKENKNPISPVAGDEGKKENLEEKETLATDTMMFSQKLQKKKEALLKRISKLQRQREEINQCHQESCEQVKNVSEMTVQRLLLELETGGNVRFEDGKQTDPWYKSCHDLIFSRFCVGDYLGLGISGIKVHRITRIHNRILRTRFDDKLDLILDRDDISELTQGRSYKRLLEYLFFMWNPAQLNGNGEPIRVLEEGFRPAQVYESLNEEGGVPLANSVSVCDRSRVDFLRKRARERGSTDQCPFRHGQLIVAKVFVGKVVPAKNENKITRATYRGADSVFRARKHENCPSRPGSTIKRQVMDTSCECSARQCAWFVFDHEMVLPEYVVDFEYITKVKPKSSFIYYYGDVTTPSYKQNGEPGEEKENIPDENVLNMEPVIPTRPRFIALTEELLFKRCNVECLEHIVCLNLHGNGLSRLQLVNCMTALKRLTVSYNELTRLDDVSHMIFLEYLDVSFNKITTLDGLKGCNRLKHLDVSWNLLTHTREELGIMRKHVITLTYLDTRNNPWQKPETLRMRALGRLKNLEYLDGVQVTDEEMTTALKMAAASRPSSFAILAHARTDQSKPRTLSLVPTAQAILASSQNRPVKLQDDDSQWFIKVTTVNLDNQHLGKLANMEQLENLRWASFNGNDLTKIEGLESCVHLEELSVENNCINKFEGLSKQSMLTWLSLAGNQLTTLDTGMLEKLPRLRYLSVENNAISHLRGLQNCQSLQEFYIGNNTLANIREVYNLKTLPSLLILDLCGNPMSTAGQNYRLFVIYHLTSLKALDGLAVETSEGSLAKDMFGGRLTPDFIAERLGHSNFSDLRELDLPHSSLRTVDLGTKDAFFNLRSVNLEHNSLTSFGGLVNLINLKVLCLNHNHIECVVAKPKATSPANAPKRGSDVSSGLEITNPENFTPVLPNLEVLHLGYNGITNMAALHLSRLTNLRALFLQGNEINKVEGLERLQELRELVLDRNKIKNLSSTSFMSQWHLTELHMEENRIRELSNLEPLQNLQRLYLGMNRIQDIAELEKLECLRHLVELSVINNAVTRRLLHRPLLVYRMPNLLCIDGIPVSSDEKTKAELYFMEQQSGMQSMTSALEPSLPGIVTTRSQAPLRVTTVQLSSTTDRNWGITGLRQEFPNGTLLRTGEQQQDKARRRAGNVRGGSNHSLQTLSTSDSTHSLSGDRYGRTSVSLSTQQSGGINRQPQASSSAPYIAQGSYSPYNVNGDVTDTSRSKNTRFK; encoded by the exons ATGAGGGGTTCCAGAGAAGAAAAAGCAGATTCAGCCTCTTCGGGTGAAGATGAGGAATCATTGAGAGAATTG tGCACAGTAAATGGgatcaaatttgaaaagctTCAGAAAGGAGCAGGAAAGAATGTTGCTAGCCTGGAGATGTTCTTCTCTGGATTTCCCAAGATTATTGGTATGGAGAACTTCCcagatcttcaaaatttaactCTGATGGGACAACAGATTACAACACTGGAGAATCTGGAGTGTTTGCCAAACCTTACAGAGTTATGTGTGTCTGAAAGCAAGATAACT GCTATCTCTGGCCTTGATGGCTGTAAGAAGTTGAAAAAGCTGTTCTTATATGACAACAAGATTACAAAGATTGAGAATATTTCTCACCTGGAACAGCTGAATGTTTTATGGTTGAACAACAACAATATCATTGCAATTGAG gGCTTAGAGAAGCTTCTTTATCTCCTTGATCTGAACTTGGCAGGAAATAAGATTACAGAAATTG GGAATTCTCTCAATGGAAACTTAAAtctaaaaactttaaatttgtcAGCAAATTGCATTGCATCCTTAAAG GATCTTACAAACTTGTCACAGCTGCCATGTTTGGAGTCTCTAAGTTTAAAAGACCCTGTGTACGGGCCAAACCCAGTGGCTTTGCTGTGCAACTACTCAACACATCTCTTGTTTCACCTGCCAAACCTGAAAAGAGTGGACTCCTACAATGTGGACGATAAAACACTGAAGGAACTGGCCGAG ACCACAGTGGTTAAGAAGAAGATGTATTACAACATGCGCGTGAAGACGATGCAGAGAAACAAGGCTGACTTGCTTTTCAGACTGGAGACTGAGAGAGCAAATCTTCAAGCTGAACCCAGGAACCGAATGCTTAAACTCTTTTCAGCCGTCAAAGAT aTAGAGAGAGAGGTTGAGGAACAAAGAGAGGGATTATCAtcatcttttaaagaaaacaaaaatcccATAAGTCCTGTTGCAGGGGACGAggggaagaaagaaaacttgGAAGAGAAAGAGACCCTAGCGACTGATACAATGATGTTCTCACAGAAGCTGCAAAAGAAGAAGGAAGCACTGCTGAAAAGAATTTCGAAACTACAGAGACAGCGTGAAGA aattaatCAGTGTCATCAGGAGAGTTGTGAACAAGTCAAGAATGTCTCCGAGATGACAGTTCAGCGGCTGTTGTTGGAGTTGGAGACTGGAGGAAATGTGCGCTTTGAAGACGGCAAACAAACAGATCCGTG gtACAAGTCCTGTCATGATCTGATTTTTTCAAGGTTCTGTGTTGGAGACTACTTG GGTTTGGGAATTTCTGGTATCAAGGTTCACAGGATTACGAGAATCCATAACAGAATCTTAAGAACGAGATTTGATGATAAACTTGATCTGATATTGGACCGGGATGATATTTCGGAGCTAACCCA GGGAAGATCATACAAAAGGCTTCTAGAATATCTCTTCTTTATGTGGAATCCTGCTCAGCTGAACGGAAATGGTGAACCGATAAGAGTACTGGAGGAGGGCTTCCGGCCGGCACAAGTTTATGAG AGCTTAAATGAAGAGGGTGGAGTCCCACTGGCCAACAGTGTTAGTGTCTGTGACAGATCAAGAGTGGATTTTCTCAGGAAACGGGCTAGGGAAAGAGGAAGTACTGACCAGTGTCCGTTTAGACACG GTCAGCTGATTGTAGCTAAAGTGTTTGTCGGAAAAGTCGTTCCggcaaaaaacgaaaacaa GATCACTAGAGCAACATATCGCGGAGCAGACTCAGTATTTCGAGCGCGAAAACACGAGAACTGTCCGAGCAGACCTGGATCGACAATAAAGAGACAAGTTATGGACACGAGTTGCGAGTGCAGCGCGCGGCAGTGCGCGTGGTTCGTGTTTGATCACGAGATGGTATTACCGGAGTACGTGGTGGATTTCGAATATATCACCAAG GTGAAACCCAAATCttcgtttatttattattacggGGATGTGACCACGCCAAGTTATAAACAGAACGGGGAGCCTGGggaggagaaagaaaacattcctGACGAGAATGTTTTGAACATGGAACCTGTTATTCCTACAAGACCAAG GTTTATTGCCCTAACAGAAGAACTGTTGTTTAAAAGGTGCAATGTGGAGTGTTTGGAACATATTGTT TGCTTAAATCTCCATGGCAACGGTCTGAGCCGCTTACAGCTCGTGAATTGTATGACGGCCCTCAAGAGGTTGACAGTCAGCTACAATGAACTAACGCGATTGGATGACGTCAGTCACATG ATATTTTTGGAGTATCTTGACGTCAGTTTTAACAAAATCACAACCTTGGATGGATTGAAG GGCTGCAATCGTCTAAAGCATTTAGATGTGAGTTGGAACCTTCTGACGCACACCCGAGAGGAACTGGGCATCATGAGGAAACACGTGATCACTCTTACTTATCTGGACACGCGCAATAATCCTTGGCAAAAA CCCGAAACTTTAAGAATGCGAGCTCTTGGCAGACTGAAAAACCTGGAGTATTTGGATGGAGTTCAAGTTACTGACGAGGAGATGACAACAGCGTTAAAGATGGCGGCCGCTTCCCGCCCTTCTTCTTTCGCTATTCTGGCGCATGCTCGGACAGACCAGAGCAAACCGCGCACTTTGAGCCTGGTACCGACTGCTCAAGCTATCCTGGCCAGCAGTCAAAATAGACCTGTTAAGTTACAAGACGATGACAGCCAATGGTTTATCAAG GTTACAACGGTGAACCTCGATAATCAGCATCTTGGAAAGTTAGCGAACATGGAGCAACTGGAAAATTTACGATGGGCGTCTTTCAACGGCAACGATCTTACTAAGATTGAG GGTCTCGAGTCTTGTGTTCATTTGGAGGAGCTTTCTGTTGAAAACAACTGCATTAACAAGTTTGAAG GGTTAAGTAAGCAGTCCATGCTAACATGGCTAAGCCTGGCTGGGAATCAACTCACTACTCTTGATACCGGAATGTTGGAGAAGCTTCCTCGATTGAGATATTTATCCGTGGAAAACAACGCCATATCTCATCTACGTGGCTTGCAG AATTGTCAGAGCCTCCAGGAGTTTTACATAGGAAACAACACACTAGCGAACATACGAGAGGTTTACAATCTCAAG ACTCTCCCCAGTCTTCTTATTCTGGACCTATGCGGTAATCCGATGTCTACCGCTGGTCAGAACTACCGTTTGTTCGTTATTTATCACCTGACATCACTCAAGGCTTTGGATGGATTAGCTGTG GAAACTTCAGAGGGAAGTCTGGCCAAAGATATGTTTGGAGGAAG GCTAACTCCTGATTTTATTGCCGAACGTTTGGGACACTCAAACTTCTCCGATCTCAGAGAGCTTGACTTACCCCACAGCTCACTAAGAACTGTGGATCTTGGAACTAAAGACGCTTTTTTTAACTTGAGAAG TGTGAATCTTGAACATAACTCACTCACTTCATTTGGCGGCTTGGTGAACCTCATCAATCTTAAG GTCCTTTGTCTTAATCATAATCACATTGAATGCGTGGTCGCAAAGCCCAAAGCGACGTCACCAGCAAACGCGCCGAAACGAGGCAGTGATGTCTCTTCGGGATTGGAGATTACAAACCCAGAGAATTTTACTCCAGTTCTCCCCAATCTCGAGGTTCTTCACTTGGG GTACAATGGTATTACCAATATGGCGGCCCTTCACTTGTCACGACTAACTAACTTAAGGGCTCTGTTTCTACAGG gaaatgaaataaacaaagtgGAAGGACTTGAAAGACTCCAAGAACTTCGCGAACTTGTTTTGGATCGAAATAAGATAAAG aATCTTTCCAGCACGTCATTTATGAGTCAATGGCATTTAACAGAGCTGCACATGGAAGAAAAcag GATAAGAGAACTTTCTAACCTGGAGCCTCTTCAAAATCTCCAGCGGTTGTACTTAGGAATGAACCGTATTCAA gacaTAGCAGAGTTGGAAAAGCTGGAATGTTTAAGGCACCTGGTTGAACTTTCGGTCATAAATAACGCG GTCACTCGACGTCTTCTGCACCGACCCTTGTTAGTCTACCGCATGCCCAACCTTTTGTGCATCGATGGGATCCCTGTGTCGAGTGACGAGAAAACTAAAGCCGAGCTGTATTTCATGGAACAACAG AGTGGAATGCAAAGCATGACGTCAGCTTTGGAACCCAGTCTCCCAGGAATCGTGACAACACGTTCTCAGGCTCCGCTTCGG GTGACAACAGTTCAGTTGAGCAGCACCACAGACCGTAACTGGGGAATTACTGGTTTAAGACAAGAATTTCCAAACGGAACGCTACTAAGAACAGGCGAACAGCAACAGGATAAAG CTCGTCGTCGCGCGGGCAATGTGCGTGGAGGCTCGAACCACTCGCTCCAAACCTTGTCAACCTCTGACTCCACCCACAGCTTGTCAGGGGACAGATACGGACGTACTTCCGTCAGTCTCAGTACACAACAGTCAGGTGGCATCAACAGGCAGCCACAGGCCTCCTCGTCTGCGCCCTATATTGCACAGGGGTCTTACTCTCCTTACAACGTGAATGGTGACGTCACTGATACAAGCAG GAGTAAGAATACTCGATTCAAGTAG